The following proteins come from a genomic window of Lachnoclostridium phytofermentans ISDg:
- a CDS encoding serine hydrolase domain-containing protein, whose amino-acid sequence MHHLISHTSGLHNNYSFDDDLFIGDDRKVYSQIEFFHKYILRQPVETPGSRFNYNNSNYNLLAWIIENVTGMSYEEFLKENIFKPLSMNNTEVDDGIRVLVNKADNYSRDYDKWVKAPYYNEKFSIGAGAIISTCEDLYKWFCCLRDKKLISEKKYDWYFQENLNTYCYGLQHSTVYGTDKYWHGGDHMGIQTYIQNFFDENLCIIILSNNESLNQYKFGDSISDMLHNIDKKIPEKLVEIPISAEDKIKYCGTYLEGKIKVEEINGKLYFTRFKGNLYIEIYHVGNGRFARRYQEQINPYVLAEGDDGIPQFFGYRKVSSQE is encoded by the coding sequence ATACATCATTTAATATCCCATACTTCAGGTCTACACAATAATTATTCTTTTGACGATGATCTGTTTATTGGTGATGATAGAAAAGTTTACTCACAGATAGAATTTTTTCATAAATATATACTTCGGCAACCAGTAGAGACGCCAGGATCACGATTTAATTATAATAATTCTAACTATAATTTACTCGCATGGATTATAGAAAATGTGACTGGTATGAGTTATGAAGAATTCCTCAAAGAAAACATATTCAAACCGTTATCAATGAACAATACGGAAGTAGACGATGGCATACGAGTTCTGGTTAATAAGGCAGATAACTATTCCCGTGATTATGATAAGTGGGTAAAAGCCCCTTATTATAACGAAAAATTTAGTATTGGCGCAGGAGCCATTATATCTACATGTGAAGATCTTTATAAATGGTTTTGTTGTTTACGCGATAAAAAGCTAATATCTGAAAAAAAATATGATTGGTACTTTCAGGAGAACTTAAATACTTATTGTTATGGATTACAGCATAGTACTGTGTACGGGACCGATAAATATTGGCATGGCGGTGATCATATGGGAATCCAGACTTATATACAGAATTTTTTCGATGAGAACTTATGTATAATTATTTTATCTAACAACGAATCTTTAAATCAATATAAGTTTGGTGATTCAATTTCAGATATGCTTCATAATATTGATAAAAAAATTCCTGAAAAGCTGGTAGAAATTCCAATAAGTGCTGAGGATAAGATAAAGTATTGTGGTACGTATTTAGAAGGAAAGATAAAAGTTGAAGAAATCAATGGTAAACTATATTTCACAAGATTTAAAGGAAATTTGTATATTGAAATATATCATGTTGGGAATGGTAGATTTGCACGAAGATATCAAGAACAAATAAATCCTTACGTTTTGGCAGAAGGTGATGATGGTATACCACAATTCTTTGGATATAGGAAAGTGTCAAGCCAGGAATAA
- a CDS encoding ATP-binding cassette domain-containing protein, producing the protein MNDVIRVDNLMKKYGRNVVFKDISFTIEPGRIIGLIGNNGLGKTTLLDIIGGYRKQSRGRVFYNGRETNKKEKESIALVDPKQLFPFFTVSMAIDYFTDFFDDFDRKCALRLCEQLKLDQKQKIQKLSKGNQERLCLLLTLSRKGKLYLMDEPFAGIDPQIKYDLKKIILENKPEDATIIIATHLLKELEFLFDEIIILMKDKAILRNCDEIRSIHKKSIEEYYLEVITHV; encoded by the coding sequence ATGAATGATGTAATCCGAGTCGATAATTTGATGAAAAAATATGGTAGGAATGTAGTATTTAAGGATATTAGCTTTACGATTGAACCTGGTCGTATCATTGGTTTAATTGGAAATAATGGATTAGGAAAAACAACTTTACTTGACATTATAGGTGGTTATCGAAAACAAAGTCGTGGGAGAGTTTTTTATAATGGGAGAGAGACAAATAAAAAAGAAAAAGAGAGTATCGCTTTAGTTGACCCAAAACAATTATTTCCATTCTTTACTGTCTCGATGGCAATAGACTACTTCACTGATTTTTTCGATGACTTTGATCGTAAATGTGCCTTGAGATTATGTGAGCAACTAAAGCTTGATCAAAAACAAAAGATACAAAAATTATCAAAAGGAAACCAAGAGCGATTATGTTTATTATTAACACTATCAAGAAAGGGAAAATTGTATCTAATGGATGAACCTTTTGCTGGGATTGATCCTCAAATAAAATATGATTTAAAGAAAATAATACTAGAAAACAAACCAGAGGATGCAACAATCATTATTGCAACGCATTTATTGAAAGAATTAGAATTCCTATTTGATGAAATCATCATTTTAATGAAAGATAAAGCCATTCTCCGTAACTGTGATGAAATTCGTAGTATCCACAAAAAATCAATAGAAGAATACTATTTGGAGGTGATAACTCATGTTTAA
- a CDS encoding GntR family transcriptional regulator, translating into MGFRSDMPIYLQISMQLKEKILNGEYNNDDKLPSVRELSVIYEVTALTIQRALAQLELEGVIYSKKGVGSFVKPGCHLHLEQQMVIEKTKEYVNNMKNLGLRDNDIFELIKGVIKNE; encoded by the coding sequence ATGGGTTTTCGTTCAGATATGCCGATTTATCTACAGATAAGTATGCAATTAAAGGAGAAAATTCTAAATGGTGAATATAACAATGATGATAAATTACCTTCAGTTCGGGAGTTATCGGTAATTTATGAAGTAACGGCGTTAACAATTCAGAGAGCATTAGCGCAATTAGAATTAGAGGGTGTAATATATTCAAAAAAAGGGGTAGGTAGTTTTGTAAAACCAGGATGCCATTTGCACCTGGAACAACAAATGGTGATAGAAAAGACGAAAGAATACGTAAACAATATGAAGAATTTAGGGCTGAGAGATAATGATATATTTGAATTAATAAAAGGGGTGATTAAGAATGAATGA
- a CDS encoding CPBP family intramembrane glutamic endopeptidase: MTDKKIIVHFTMLTFCIAYLASGSLIALGQFGFSVNSTVQESLQNLGMNIPFAIYILSPAIASYIVLKKNNKIADFKEWLKTVFYVKNNISLYLFVVAGLALYFLIHLAVSGRTEMVLPFYMFFLSLPGNLIIGGLEEAGWMYILQPELDKKYGFVLSSVSVGVIWLLWHLPLFFIPGTGHYDGYISFWMFAVQLIAFRFFNGAIYKISGKGRVFMCVLFHTIFNAASPVFGILPMTWAGTIAANTVIVLVSIVTVVIYDRKKRRIA, encoded by the coding sequence GTGACAGACAAAAAAATCATAGTACACTTTACGATGCTGACATTTTGCATAGCCTATCTTGCGTCAGGTTCTTTGATAGCTCTAGGGCAATTCGGATTTTCGGTTAACTCTACGGTTCAAGAATCATTACAGAACTTAGGGATGAATATTCCTTTTGCAATCTATATTTTGTCACCCGCTATTGCTTCATATATCGTTCTGAAGAAAAATAACAAAATAGCAGATTTTAAGGAATGGCTGAAAACAGTTTTCTACGTCAAAAATAACATATCTCTTTATTTGTTCGTTGTTGCAGGGCTTGCACTGTATTTTTTGATACATCTTGCAGTTTCAGGCCGCACGGAAATGGTGCTTCCATTTTATATGTTTTTCCTTTCCCTGCCTGGTAATCTTATTATCGGCGGCTTGGAGGAAGCTGGCTGGATGTACATTTTACAGCCTGAGCTAGACAAAAAATATGGCTTTGTTTTATCTTCTGTTTCTGTCGGAGTAATTTGGCTTTTATGGCATCTCCCTCTCTTCTTCATTCCGGGGACGGGGCACTACGATGGATACATTAGCTTTTGGATGTTTGCAGTTCAACTCATTGCGTTTCGGTTTTTCAACGGGGCAATTTACAAAATATCAGGAAAAGGTCGTGTGTTTATGTGCGTATTATTCCACACCATTTTCAATGCGGCATCCCCTGTCTTTGGCATCCTGCCTATGACTTGGGCGGGAACCATTGCCGCAAATACTGTGATTGTTCTTGTTTCAATTGTGACCGTTGTAATATACGACAGAAAGAAGAGGCGAATAGCATAA
- a CDS encoding galactokinase: protein MIHPSIEILNKVYGECETSIKRYEALSQQFMEHFNSEQMEFFSAPGRTEIVGNHTDHNGGKILAASITLDTIGAAYPNNSNIISIFSEGYENEIRLDLSKIDEVPINQGSLSLIAGMMKATTNSGFKAAGFNAYISTSVISAAGVSSSASFEMLICSIINYFFNDSKMSYIDYAKIGQYAENKYWSKASGLMDQMACAVGGTISLDFSNDVKYEKVDFSFSKIGYDLIIVNTGKGHADLSQEYSDIPMEMKAVANKLGGTLLCDSNLPTFLEHFKELEESLENDRALLRSMHFYEENRRVEEAIQAVADHNEKHLLKIIEESGNSSWKWLQNCYVATDNKDQKINLALALTEIFIKKIGDGSCRIHGGGFSGVIMSIIPKVETANYIDYMSKFIDQKNIYPMNIREYGAIHLDKL, encoded by the coding sequence ATGATACATCCTAGTATAGAAATACTGAATAAAGTCTATGGAGAATGTGAGACTAGCATAAAGCGTTACGAAGCTTTATCACAACAGTTTATGGAACATTTTAATTCCGAGCAGATGGAATTTTTCTCTGCACCAGGAAGAACAGAAATCGTTGGTAATCATACAGATCATAATGGTGGGAAAATTTTAGCTGCAAGTATTACATTGGATACTATTGGTGCCGCGTATCCGAATAATTCAAATATCATCTCAATTTTCAGTGAAGGTTATGAGAATGAGATTCGATTGGATTTATCAAAGATAGATGAAGTTCCTATCAATCAAGGTTCACTTTCCTTGATTGCAGGTATGATGAAAGCTACAACAAATTCAGGTTTTAAGGCTGCTGGTTTTAACGCATACATATCAACCAGTGTAATTAGTGCCGCTGGAGTAAGTTCATCTGCTTCTTTTGAGATGTTGATTTGTTCTATTATTAACTACTTTTTTAATGACAGCAAAATGAGCTATATTGATTACGCAAAGATTGGTCAATATGCAGAAAATAAGTATTGGAGCAAAGCATCTGGATTAATGGATCAGATGGCATGTGCGGTTGGCGGAACGATTTCCTTAGATTTTTCGAATGATGTGAAGTATGAAAAAGTGGACTTTTCATTTTCAAAGATTGGATATGACTTAATCATTGTAAATACAGGTAAAGGTCATGCAGATTTAAGTCAGGAATATTCTGATATTCCTATGGAAATGAAAGCAGTCGCTAACAAGCTAGGTGGGACCTTGCTTTGTGATAGTAACTTACCTACCTTTTTGGAGCATTTTAAAGAGCTGGAAGAAAGTCTTGAAAATGACAGAGCATTACTTCGTTCTATGCATTTTTATGAAGAGAATCGAAGAGTAGAGGAAGCGATACAAGCAGTAGCAGATCATAATGAGAAGCACCTCCTAAAGATTATTGAAGAATCCGGAAACTCTTCCTGGAAGTGGCTGCAAAACTGCTATGTTGCAACAGATAATAAAGACCAAAAGATTAATTTAGCACTTGCTTTAACAGAAATTTTCATAAAGAAAATAGGAGATGGCAGTTGCCGTATTCATGGTGGAGGATTTTCAGGTGTTATTATGAGCATTATTCCAAAAGTAGAAACTGCTAATTATATAGATTATATGTCTAAGTTCATTGATCAGAAAAATATATATCCTATGAATATCAGGGAATATGGAGCAATTCATTTGGATAAACTTTAA
- a CDS encoding AraC family transcriptional regulator — MQIITNKFHKEMKEHGNDQFPFLISYERLSKYESGSFLWHWHPEIELTLIVKGDMIYTVNDHPLHLHEGEALFGNVSSFHTGTKFENKDCEYISITFDPKLIYGYENSITYRKYVEPITQNFSLSAIQLDYSEEWHNNIIEIIKEIIAIGQNKEASYELDILMRLQQLWKILYLHNNSAPAMTPYDKRNYDRIRSILSYVDNNYAMKLTLEEIAEHIHLCKSECCRLFKRYMKVSLFEFILQYRIEKSLNYLADSQYSIIEIANFVGFNDSNYYSKVFTKIKGCSPTKYRKKNLS, encoded by the coding sequence ATGCAGATTATTACGAATAAATTTCACAAAGAAATGAAAGAACATGGTAATGATCAGTTTCCTTTTCTGATTAGTTATGAACGATTATCAAAGTATGAATCAGGTTCCTTTTTGTGGCATTGGCATCCTGAAATCGAGCTCACATTAATTGTAAAAGGTGATATGATTTATACAGTGAATGATCATCCTCTTCATCTTCATGAGGGTGAAGCTTTGTTTGGTAATGTGAGTTCCTTTCACACAGGTACGAAATTTGAGAATAAAGATTGCGAGTATATCTCCATCACGTTTGATCCAAAACTAATCTATGGATATGAAAACAGCATTACTTATCGTAAGTACGTGGAACCTATCACTCAGAACTTCTCTTTATCAGCAATTCAGTTAGATTATTCAGAAGAATGGCATAACAATATTATTGAGATTATAAAGGAAATTATTGCAATTGGGCAGAACAAAGAAGCCTCTTATGAATTAGATATCCTAATGAGACTTCAGCAACTTTGGAAAATTTTATATTTACATAACAACTCAGCTCCTGCAATGACACCTTATGATAAGCGGAATTATGACAGAATTCGCAGTATATTATCTTATGTAGATAATAATTATGCTATGAAATTAACTCTGGAAGAAATTGCGGAACATATTCATCTATGTAAAAGTGAGTGTTGTAGACTTTTTAAACGTTACATGAAAGTTTCTCTATTTGAATTTATCTTACAATACAGGATTGAGAAAAGCTTAAATTATCTAGCTGATTCTCAGTATTCTATTATAGAGATAGCGAACTTTGTTGGATTTAATGATTCTAACTATTACTCTAAAGTATTTACTAAGATAAAAGGCTGCTCTCCAACGAAATATAGAAAGAAGAATTTATCTTAA
- a CDS encoding InlB B-repeat-containing protein produces MDKHQEDNHQEDNHHVENHYEENKISEAVMLEEERKKWFGRGIYGSKDVPIRLLDGLIATFIIAIVVMVIYFAMNGGYRVRFHTFGGSEVASQKLRYGELVAEPEIPIKPGYKFEYWYQEEEPNLIWNFSVNKVGGDLILYAHWVPAKILVKFDLNGGTTTEGSEVLEPKEVVFNETYGELPTPVKKASTFTGWEYSGAIITSDSTVWMTGEHVLKAVWNE; encoded by the coding sequence ATGGATAAACATCAGGAAGACAATCATCAGGAAGACAATCATCATGTGGAAAATCATTATGAGGAAAATAAAATTTCAGAGGCAGTTATGCTAGAAGAGGAACGTAAAAAATGGTTTGGAAGAGGAATCTATGGTAGTAAGGATGTACCAATCCGTCTATTAGATGGTCTGATCGCAACATTTATCATAGCAATTGTTGTTATGGTTATTTACTTTGCTATGAATGGTGGATATAGGGTTAGATTTCATACATTTGGTGGAAGTGAAGTAGCGTCACAGAAACTTCGTTATGGTGAATTGGTAGCAGAGCCTGAGATTCCAATCAAACCAGGTTATAAATTTGAGTACTGGTATCAAGAGGAAGAACCCAATCTTATATGGAATTTTTCTGTGAATAAGGTTGGTGGCGACTTAATTCTTTATGCACATTGGGTACCCGCAAAGATCCTAGTAAAGTTTGATTTGAATGGCGGTACAACTACAGAAGGTAGTGAGGTACTGGAACCAAAGGAAGTAGTGTTTAATGAAACATATGGTGAATTACCGACGCCAGTCAAAAAAGCCTCAACCTTTACAGGTTGGGAATATAGTGGAGCTATAATAACATCGGATTCTACTGTCTGGATGACAGGAGAGCATGTTTTGAAGGCGGTATGGAATGAATAA
- a CDS encoding galactose/methyl galactoside ABC transporter permease MglC: MNPIQRSIGNIKQNYSDYKSLESKGKITFWKESLLNNALYILLIIAIIYTSFKNSNFLSAPSIVNIISLSAANLPIACGIAGCIVLTGTDLSAGRVVGLTACISASLLQAVTYATKMFPNLPVLPIPVVIIIVILVGGIVGWVNGFFVAKFKLHPFIVTLATQLIIYGFLLMYMMINGNNGQSLSGLDERFTKFVKGSVISVGGVAIPNYVWYACVVVIVMWFIWNKTTFGKNMFAVGSNPEAANVSGVNVMKTTILVHTLAGVMYGVTGFIEAARIGSNTANTGLNYESDAIAACVIGGVSFVGGTGKISGVVMGVFLLRIIFVALNFLSINMNMQYVIKGLIILVACAIDMRKYLVRK, from the coding sequence ATGAATCCTATACAACGTTCCATCGGAAATATCAAACAAAATTATTCAGATTATAAAAGCTTAGAAAGTAAAGGTAAAATAACTTTTTGGAAGGAATCACTATTAAATAATGCATTATACATATTATTGATTATTGCAATTATTTATACTTCCTTTAAGAATAGTAACTTCCTTTCTGCACCATCCATTGTAAATATCATCAGTCTTTCCGCTGCAAACTTACCAATTGCTTGTGGTATCGCTGGTTGTATTGTACTGACAGGAACGGACCTTTCCGCAGGTCGTGTAGTTGGTCTTACCGCATGTATTTCCGCTTCCCTATTACAAGCGGTAACTTATGCGACAAAAATGTTTCCTAACCTTCCAGTACTTCCTATACCTGTAGTTATAATAATTGTTATACTTGTTGGTGGAATTGTCGGTTGGGTTAACGGATTTTTTGTTGCTAAGTTTAAGCTTCATCCATTTATCGTAACTTTGGCAACACAGTTAATCATATATGGTTTCTTATTAATGTACATGATGATTAATGGTAACAATGGCCAGTCATTATCTGGTTTAGATGAAAGATTTACGAAGTTTGTTAAAGGAAGTGTGATATCGGTAGGAGGCGTTGCGATACCAAATTATGTATGGTATGCTTGTGTTGTAGTTATCGTTATGTGGTTTATATGGAATAAGACCACATTTGGTAAGAATATGTTTGCAGTAGGTTCGAATCCAGAAGCTGCAAATGTATCTGGCGTTAATGTTATGAAGACTACGATTCTAGTACATACATTAGCAGGTGTTATGTATGGTGTTACTGGATTTATTGAAGCAGCACGTATCGGTTCCAATACCGCGAATACTGGTTTGAATTATGAGAGTGATGCGATTGCAGCTTGTGTTATCGGTGGTGTATCCTTCGTTGGTGGTACCGGTAAAATAAGTGGAGTTGTCATGGGTGTATTCTTATTAAGAATTATCTTTGTGGCATTAAACTTCTTATCGATTAATATGAACATGCAATATGTCATTAAAGGTTTAATCATCTTAGTGGCATGTGCGATTGATATGAGAAAGTATTTGGTACGTAAGTAA
- a CDS encoding sugar ABC transporter ATP-binding protein — MEHNVLLQMTDICKEFPGVKALDQVSLTVKSGTVHALMGENGAGKSTLMKCLFGMYNKDSGSIKLNGKEVNFKSSKEALEHGVAMVHQELNQALKRSVMDNLWLGRYPKTAGLIVNEEKMLRETNEIFKELGIDVNPKKIMSTMPVSQRQMVEIAKAVSYKSKIIVFDEPTSSLTEQEVEHLFEIINMLRNRGCGIIYISHKMAEILRIADEVTVMRDGTWVATEPAITMTTESIIKLMVGRELKNQFPPKTNTPGKVALEVENLTARYSLLNDVSFQVRKGEIVGLAGLDGSGRTETLENIFGIATRKSGVIKIEGREVSNKNARESIKNGFALLTEERRATGIFGILNIRENTVISSLKKHRKVRFYLSNNSMEKDTKWSVDSMRIKTPSQLTKIRSLSGGNQQKVILGRWLLTEPEVLMLDEPTRGIDVGAKYEIYQLIIDLANKGKVVLMVSSEMPELLGVCDRILVMSGGQLAGEVDAKNTTQEEIMALAAKYV, encoded by the coding sequence ATGGAACATAATGTGCTATTACAGATGACAGATATATGCAAAGAATTTCCTGGCGTAAAGGCACTGGACCAAGTATCTCTCACCGTTAAAAGTGGAACCGTACACGCACTCATGGGGGAAAACGGTGCTGGTAAATCTACTCTGATGAAATGCTTATTTGGAATGTACAATAAAGATTCTGGTTCCATTAAATTGAATGGAAAAGAAGTAAATTTTAAGAGTTCAAAGGAAGCATTGGAACATGGTGTAGCGATGGTGCATCAGGAATTAAATCAAGCCCTTAAGCGTAGCGTTATGGATAATCTTTGGCTTGGCAGATATCCAAAAACTGCCGGACTTATAGTAAATGAAGAGAAGATGCTAAGGGAGACCAATGAAATATTTAAAGAGCTTGGAATCGATGTAAATCCTAAGAAAATCATGAGTACAATGCCGGTTTCTCAAAGACAGATGGTAGAAATCGCAAAAGCAGTTTCTTACAAGAGTAAGATTATTGTATTTGATGAACCAACATCATCGTTAACGGAGCAGGAGGTAGAACATTTATTTGAGATTATCAATATGCTACGGAACAGAGGTTGTGGCATCATCTATATCTCTCATAAGATGGCAGAAATTCTAAGGATTGCGGATGAAGTAACTGTTATGAGAGATGGTACTTGGGTTGCTACAGAACCAGCAATTACTATGACAACAGAGAGCATTATTAAACTTATGGTAGGTCGTGAACTTAAAAATCAGTTTCCACCAAAGACGAATACTCCAGGCAAAGTAGCCCTGGAAGTTGAAAATCTCACAGCGAGATATTCTTTGTTAAATGATGTATCATTTCAGGTTAGAAAAGGTGAAATTGTAGGGTTAGCTGGATTAGATGGAAGTGGAAGAACGGAAACGTTAGAGAATATATTTGGTATCGCTACAAGAAAAAGCGGCGTAATTAAAATAGAGGGAAGAGAAGTTAGTAATAAAAATGCAAGAGAATCTATTAAAAATGGGTTTGCTTTATTAACGGAAGAAAGAAGAGCTACTGGTATCTTTGGAATATTAAATATTCGTGAAAATACGGTTATCTCAAGTCTTAAGAAGCATAGAAAAGTAAGGTTTTATTTAAGTAATAATTCGATGGAAAAGGATACGAAATGGTCTGTAGATTCCATGAGAATTAAAACACCTTCTCAACTTACGAAGATTCGTTCCTTATCTGGTGGTAATCAACAGAAGGTTATCTTAGGCAGATGGCTTTTAACAGAACCAGAAGTACTCATGCTGGACGAACCGACGAGAGGTATAGATGTTGGCGCAAAATATGAGATTTATCAGTTAATCATTGATCTGGCGAACAAAGGGAAAGTAGTTCTGATGGTATCCTCTGAGATGCCAGAGTTACTTGGGGTTTGTGACAGGATACTCGTTATGAGTGGAGGTCAGTTAGCTGGAGAAGTAGATGCTAAAAATACAACACAAGAAGAAATCATGGCGCTCGCTGCAAAATATGTTTAG
- a CDS encoding galactose ABC transporter substrate-binding protein produces MKKFWALMLVAVMVFSLSACGGSKGTSGKGSSLNVGVFYYTYSDTYISSVRTALDKSLTDAGIKYQNYDGNSNQTTQNEQIDTAISQGTNLLIVNIVTSGSMDASNSIVEKAKAAKIPVIFFNRAVESDEDEGKVLGSYDKCAFVGTDAPEAGHMQGQMVGDYVVKNFDAIDLNGDGKISYAMFMGQLGNVEAIYRTQFGVEDADKVITAAGKPALQYFDSSNSDKYQVDKDGTWSASAANDYMTTNLAQYSEATNNMIELIICNNDGMAEGVISALNDKGYNLGTADCKTIPVFGVDATDAAKQLIADGKMTGTIKQDAVGMADGIAYLAKNIQNGKDLMADTSNFNISPKVSNKIYIPYAAYIGE; encoded by the coding sequence ATGAAAAAGTTTTGGGCACTCATGCTAGTAGCAGTTATGGTGTTTAGCCTTTCGGCTTGTGGAGGAAGCAAAGGCACATCAGGTAAAGGATCTTCTTTAAATGTAGGTGTATTTTACTATACATATAGTGATACCTATATTTCAAGTGTTCGTACTGCACTTGATAAATCACTAACAGATGCAGGTATCAAATATCAGAATTATGATGGAAATAGCAATCAGACTACTCAGAATGAGCAGATTGATACCGCAATTAGTCAGGGAACAAATTTATTGATTGTAAATATTGTAACATCTGGTTCTATGGATGCATCTAATTCAATCGTAGAGAAAGCAAAGGCTGCTAAAATTCCAGTAATTTTCTTTAACCGTGCAGTAGAATCTGATGAAGATGAAGGCAAAGTGTTAGGAAGCTATGATAAATGCGCATTCGTTGGAACAGATGCACCGGAAGCTGGACATATGCAAGGGCAAATGGTAGGCGATTATGTAGTAAAGAACTTTGATGCTATTGACTTAAACGGTGATGGCAAAATCAGTTATGCAATGTTCATGGGTCAGTTAGGTAACGTAGAAGCTATCTATCGTACTCAGTTTGGTGTAGAAGATGCGGATAAAGTAATCACAGCAGCTGGAAAGCCTGCATTACAATACTTTGATTCATCAAACTCTGATAAATATCAGGTTGACAAAGATGGTACTTGGTCTGCATCAGCAGCAAATGACTATATGACAACAAACCTTGCTCAGTACAGTGAAGCTACAAATAATATGATTGAGTTAATTATCTGTAATAACGATGGTATGGCAGAAGGCGTTATCTCCGCACTCAATGACAAAGGATATAACTTAGGAACTGCTGATTGTAAGACTATTCCAGTATTCGGTGTAGATGCAACAGATGCAGCAAAACAGTTAATCGCAGATGGTAAGATGACTGGTACGATTAAACAGGATGCTGTAGGTATGGCAGATGGAATCGCTTATCTTGCTAAGAATATTCAGAATGGTAAAGATTTAATGGCTGATACAAGTAACTTTAACATTTCTCCTAAAGTAAGCAACAAGATTTACATCCCATATGCTGCTTATATCGGTGAATAA
- a CDS encoding putative holin-like toxin yields the protein MITISDALSLMISFGMLIIALLTFIVVLIKMHNKK from the coding sequence ATGATAACTATTTCGGATGCCTTATCTTTAATGATAAGTTTCGGTATGCTCATCATAGCGTTACTCACATTTATTGTTGTATTAATAAAAATGCACAATAAAAAATGA
- a CDS encoding RNA-splicing ligase RtcB, which translates to MFVYYEKGNTLRPIKIWLDNVDDIEESCKEQAMNLARLPFIHKWVCLMPDTHTGKGMPIGGVIATEGVVIPNAVGVDIGCGMGFIQTNIPVNLLRDTMTGSGTLLQAIISDILRNIPTGFNRHKQPQESDVLDFAKNEIEKYSMDSELLMQIDEGYYQVGTLDGGNHFIELQQDEEGLVDENTFLCKRYQRWPWGA; encoded by the coding sequence ATGTTCGTATATTATGAAAAAGGAAATACGTTACGCCCAATAAAAATTTGGCTGGATAATGTTGACGATATAGAAGAATCTTGTAAAGAACAGGCAATGAACCTTGCAAGACTGCCATTTATACATAAATGGGTTTGCTTAATGCCAGATACACATACAGGAAAAGGAATGCCAATCGGAGGTGTAATAGCAACGGAAGGAGTAGTAATTCCTAATGCGGTTGGTGTAGATATTGGATGTGGAATGGGCTTTATACAAACCAATATTCCGGTAAATCTGCTTAGGGATACAATGACGGGTAGCGGTACGTTGTTACAGGCAATCATTAGCGATATTCTTCGAAACATACCAACGGGCTTTAATCGTCATAAGCAGCCGCAGGAAAGTGATGTCCTAGATTTTGCTAAGAATGAAATTGAGAAATATTCAATGGACAGCGAATTATTGATGCAGATTGATGAGGGATATTATCAAGTAGGGACTCTCGATGGTGGTAATCATTTTATAGAATTACAACAGGATGAAGAAGGATTAGTCGATGAAAATACTTTTCTTTGCAAGAGATATCAGAGGTGGCCTTGGGGAGCGTAA